The Bradyrhizobium guangxiense genomic sequence GCAGCGTTCGCCGGGACGCGGATAGACACGTCGCCGCACCCCTTGCACCGGCGACACCGCGCACCATCTGCGTGAGACGCCAGCAATCAGTCCGGTGATCCCATGACTGTGCGCCTCGATTTCACCAGCGAGGCCTTCTTTCGCGATCCGCCGAAGGCGATTGCGACGTTGCGCATGTCCGGCCCCGTGGTCGCGACACACTTCCCTCTCATCGGCGACGTCTGGATCACCACGACCCATGACGCCACCGCGCAGGTCCTGAAGGACGGCGCGACCTTCACGTTGCGCAAGGAGGACGGCGACGTCGCCGGCTTGCGCTGGTGGATGCCGAGATACGTCAGGACCATCGCCAACAACATGCTGACGATGGACGAGCCTGACCATACCAGGCTGCGCGGCATCGTGGACGAGGCCTTTCGTCGCCGCGCCATCGTCGCGATGGAGCCGCGGATCCGGGCCATCGCCGACGGTCTCGCGGGCGAGCTCTTTGCGAACGGAAATCCGGCCGATCTCGTCCAGCGCTATGCGCGCATCCTGCCGCTCGCGGTGATCTCCGAACTCCTGGGCCTGCCGCCGGCCGACCGTCCGCGATTCATCGCCTGGGCCAACGAGATGTCCTCGCTGACCAATGTCCTCAGCTTTTTCCGCCTGCTGTTCGCGTTCCGCAAGATGCGCGCCTATCTCGAACGACAATTGCAGATCGCGCGCGAGCAGGGCGGCGAGGGGCTGATCGCCGAGTTGATCCAGGTCGAGCGCGAAGGCGGCCAGATCTCGCCTGACGAAATGGTCTCGATGGTCTTTCTGCTGCTTGCGGCGGGGGCGGAGACCACCACGCATCTGATCAGCGGCTCGGCTTACGAGCTGCTCAGGAATCCCCACCTGCGCGATTGGCTCGAACAGGACTGGAGCCGGGTCGGCCTCGCCGTCGAAGAATTCCTGCGCTTCGTCTCGCCTGTGCAGTTCTCCAAGCCGCGCTATGTGCGGCGGGACGTCGAGGTCGAGGGCGTGCACCTCAAGAAGGGTGATCGCGTCATGGTCATGCTCGCCGCCGCAAACATGGATCCGGCGATGCATGATCGTCCCGAGCGGCTCGATCTCGAACGCAAGCCGAACCGTCACATCTCGTTCGGAACAGGGATCCATTTCTGCCTCGGCCATCAGCTCGCGCGCATCGAGGCGGCCTGCGCGCTGGAAGCGCTGTTTGTGCGGTGGCCGAAACTTGCGTTGGCCGTCGACCCCACCGAGATCCACTGGCGCAAGCGGCCGGGCTTGCGCGCAATCGCGACGCTTCCCGTCACGTCCGAGGGCCGTGGAACACAGATGATTGCGCGCGGTGAGGCGAGCATCGATCGTTCCCTCACCGCGGCGAGCTGAAAGCGCATCCTTTCGGAAAATCTTCGTCGGTCCTGATCGATCAGGAACGGTCTGCCATTCGTGCTGTTGTCACAGGCACATCGGACGCGGCAAGGGGTTCCACAGCCATCGGTGTCGCGGACCGTCGCCTGAACGGGAGACAAGATCATGACCAGCAAGATGCCACCTGTTCCGCCGGAAAATCAGAGCCGCAAGGGAACCGGCGACCGCAAGCAGATGTCCGCTGATCAGACGCCACAAGGCCAGCAGCGCGCGCAAAATCCGGACCAGCAGGGACAGCAGGGCAACATCAAGCAGAACACGACCAATCAAGGCTATCAGCAAGATCGCTGAGGAGGACGACATCCATGTCGACATCCACCAAGACTCCGAACAGCATCCGCCAGGGCGGACCAGGCGCTTCACATGAGAACGCAAAGGCGCCGCTGGAGGTGAAGAAGCCGCCGGCGGACAATTCGCAGCGCAGCCACAGCCGCGTCTCCGGTGGCGGGGGCGAGCACGACTCCCACCACTCCCACGATGAGGCTGGCAAGGGCGGCGGTAGGTGACGATTGGAGATCAGCATGCAAGGCAAAAAGACCCACGAGCAGCAGGTGCGCATCCTCGAGCGCAGGCCTGACGTTCCCGATGCGAGGGAGCTCGATCAGGCCTCCGGCCGCAACATCGAGGATACCGCCGTTCATCGCGCGCGGCCGGAGGCTCGACACAGCGAGTTTCCGGTGAGCCGCGGCGGCCTCAACCAGGAGAGCGACCACAACAAGCACAACGATTCCGGCCAGAGCGGCCACAAGCCGCCGAAACCGACGGCGGCGCAACAGAAGCACTAGAGAGGATCACGGCAAGAGGAGAGACGGATGCCAGCTGGGCACGGCAGCAAGACGCATTTCAGATCGGGCATGCATGGCAAGGGCGACGGCACTGGCGGATTGACCGACGTGCCGAAGGAGATGATCGGCGACAACATGGTCCTGTCCAACCGCGACAAGAAACAGCATTCGGACATTCGTGGCATGGACGGCAAATCCATCCAGACCGAACAATATCAGGACCACTCAGCAAACCGGCTCGACGAGAAGCCGGAGGCCGACGAGACCTGAGAGGGGCGTTCCTCCCGCCAACTTGCGGACCGGCGTTCAGCCGGTCCGCTTTTTTGTGGGCGAAAGATCGCGCTCCCAGCCGAACACGGAGCGGCCGTCGAGATCGGGCGAGGCGGCGCGCTCGCCGGCGATGTAGGCGTCCACGGAAGGGCCGTGCACGGTCCGCTCCAGCCGGCGTGCCTGATCGTCGAGCCGCCTGATCGCCTGCATTTCTTCCTCGCGCCCGAGCTTCGCGCTCTGGATCGCGCCCTTCAGCACCCGGATCGTCTCGTCATAGACCTTGATCGGAACGGGATAGGGATGCCGGTCCTTGCCGCCATGGGCGAGCGAGAAACGCGCGGGGTCCTTGAAACGATAGGGCGCACCGTGCACCACCTCCGCGACCATCGCGAGCGAGCGCACGGTGCGGGCGCCGACGCCCGGCGTCAGCAGCAGGTCCGGAAAATCGACGGGCCCACGCTCGGCTGCGGCCGCCAGCGTGCCGTGCAGGCGGCGCGCGAACACGTCCTTCGGCCTGACGTCGTGATGCGCGGGCATGATCAGATGCGGCAGCACGGCCTGTGCCGGCTCGGGCGCGGTCCCGACCAGCCGTTCGAACTCGCAGACGATGCGATCAGGGCCGAGATCGCCCAACAGATCCAGCTGCGCGCTGCGTGAGACGTCGGCGCGATGGTCGGTGAGATTGACGATCTCGCCCTGCTGGGGGCCGTCGATCGCACTGTGCGGCGTATCGACAAAGCTCTTCAGCGCCTCGGAATGCCAGTGATAGCGTCGTGCCTGCCGCTTGTCGCCGTTCATGCCCTGCTGCACCACCGTCCATTTGCCGTCGGCGGTCACGAAGAAGCCGTGGAGATAGAGGTCGAAGCCGTCCTGCACGGCCGCGCTGTCGACCTTCGCCACCAGGCGGCTGGCGCGGGTCAGCTTTGCGCCGTCGAAGCCGACGCGGTCGCCGAGCTGCATCAACTCGTCCGGTGTCTTGCGCGAATGCTGGCCTCGGCCGCCGCAGACATAAATCCCGAGTTCGTCCTGAAGCGGCCCAAGCCCGCGCTTCAGTGCGCCAATCACGGAGGTCGTTATCCCCGAGGAGTGCCAATCCATCCCCATCACGGCGCCGAACGACTGGAACCAGAACGGATGAGACAGGCGCTGCAGAAATGCATCGCGGCCGTAATGATGCACGATCGCCTGCGTGACGATTGACCCGAGCGAGGCCATGCGGCTCGCCAGCCAGGGCGGAACCCGTCCGGTGTGCAAGGGAAGATCGGCGCTGCCGCTACGTCGAGTCATGAGTGTCTCAAGTTAGCCCAGTTCGGTGACGGTTGCACCAGCGGAATGCTGCGTTGCAGAGGACGGGGGAGCGAAGCCGGTCCGCAAGGCGTTGTGCGGGCTACCGCAAGGCAACGAGGAATGGCGATGCATTGGCAGGCCTTGATGGCCGAGATCGACAGGATGCTCGGCTGGATACCGTCGTGGTTTGTCGGCCTCAGCCTGGTCGTCGGCGCGATCCTGCTCGCGCTGTCGTTCTACCGGGTCGCGACATGGCTGCTGAACCGCGCCTTTGGAACCCGTCTTCCGCTGCTCGGCGTGTTCATCGCGCGCACGTCCGGCCCGGCTCAGCTGGCGCTATGTCTGGCGGCCGTCCCTTTGGTCTTGCCGCTGGCGCCGCTCGACGACACGATCCGAACGCCGCTGATGCGCCTGTTCGTCGTGGCCGTCATCGCCCTGATCGGCTGGATCTCGATCAGGGTCGTCGACATGAGCGCGGCGCGCTACCTGCAGAATTTTCGCGATGTCACCGAGAATTTCGTCGCGCGCAAGCACGTGACGCAGGTTCGCGTGTTCAAGCGCGTCACCGACACCATCATCGTCATCATCACGGTGTCCACGGCGCTGATGACGTTCGATTCGGTGCGGCAGTACGGCGTCAGCCTGTTCGCCTCTGCAGGTGCCGCCGGTATCATCGTCGGTCTTGCCGCGCGGCCGCTGCTGAGCAATCTGATCGCGGGCCTGCAGATCGCGATCCCCCAGCCGATCCGCATCGAGGACGTCGTGATCATCGAGAACGAGTGGGGCTGGGTCGAGGACATCGCCTCGACCTATGTCGTGATCCGGCTGTGGGACTGGCGCCGCATGGTGGTGCCGCTGTCCTATTTCATCGAAAAGCCGTTCCAGAACTGGACTCGCGACACCGCATCCCTGATCGGCGTGATCGCGCTCCATGTCGATTATCGTGCCGACGTTCCGCGCATCCGGCGCTGGCTGGAAGAGGCGGTGAAGCAGTCCAAGCTCTGGGACGGGGCGGTGGTCAATCTTCAGGTGATCGACGCGGATGCGCGCACCATCGAGCTGCGGGCGCTGGTCAGCGCGCGGAATGCGCCGCAATCCTGGGACCTGCGCTGCGAGATCAGGGAAAAGCTCGTGGCCTTCATTCGCGATGAGATGCCGGAGGCGCTGCCGCGCGATCGCGCGATCCTGATCCCGTCGGCCGACGATGATGCCGATCTCCTGCGGCGCGCCGGCACACCGGAGAAGGTGCGGGCGGCCGCGCGCAATTGACGCCCAATGCGATCAGCGGCTGCCGACCATGGCGACACCGGCGGGACCGTCCGCGCGCGGTCGCCGCTTGCGCAGCGTTCGCCGCGCCCAGATCAGGAGGCCGGTCGATAGCAGGG encodes the following:
- a CDS encoding cytochrome P450, which gives rise to MTVRLDFTSEAFFRDPPKAIATLRMSGPVVATHFPLIGDVWITTTHDATAQVLKDGATFTLRKEDGDVAGLRWWMPRYVRTIANNMLTMDEPDHTRLRGIVDEAFRRRAIVAMEPRIRAIADGLAGELFANGNPADLVQRYARILPLAVISELLGLPPADRPRFIAWANEMSSLTNVLSFFRLLFAFRKMRAYLERQLQIAREQGGEGLIAELIQVEREGGQISPDEMVSMVFLLLAAGAETTTHLISGSAYELLRNPHLRDWLEQDWSRVGLAVEEFLRFVSPVQFSKPRYVRRDVEVEGVHLKKGDRVMVMLAAANMDPAMHDRPERLDLERKPNRHISFGTGIHFCLGHQLARIEAACALEALFVRWPKLALAVDPTEIHWRKRPGLRAIATLPVTSEGRGTQMIARGEASIDRSLTAAS
- a CDS encoding DUF763 domain-containing protein, whose product is MTRRSGSADLPLHTGRVPPWLASRMASLGSIVTQAIVHHYGRDAFLQRLSHPFWFQSFGAVMGMDWHSSGITTSVIGALKRGLGPLQDELGIYVCGGRGQHSRKTPDELMQLGDRVGFDGAKLTRASRLVAKVDSAAVQDGFDLYLHGFFVTADGKWTVVQQGMNGDKRQARRYHWHSEALKSFVDTPHSAIDGPQQGEIVNLTDHRADVSRSAQLDLLGDLGPDRIVCEFERLVGTAPEPAQAVLPHLIMPAHHDVRPKDVFARRLHGTLAAAAERGPVDFPDLLLTPGVGARTVRSLAMVAEVVHGAPYRFKDPARFSLAHGGKDRHPYPVPIKVYDETIRVLKGAIQSAKLGREEEMQAIRRLDDQARRLERTVHGPSVDAYIAGERAASPDLDGRSVFGWERDLSPTKKRTG
- a CDS encoding mechanosensitive ion channel family protein; amino-acid sequence: MHWQALMAEIDRMLGWIPSWFVGLSLVVGAILLALSFYRVATWLLNRAFGTRLPLLGVFIARTSGPAQLALCLAAVPLVLPLAPLDDTIRTPLMRLFVVAVIALIGWISIRVVDMSAARYLQNFRDVTENFVARKHVTQVRVFKRVTDTIIVIITVSTALMTFDSVRQYGVSLFASAGAAGIIVGLAARPLLSNLIAGLQIAIPQPIRIEDVVIIENEWGWVEDIASTYVVIRLWDWRRMVVPLSYFIEKPFQNWTRDTASLIGVIALHVDYRADVPRIRRWLEEAVKQSKLWDGAVVNLQVIDADARTIELRALVSARNAPQSWDLRCEIREKLVAFIRDEMPEALPRDRAILIPSADDDADLLRRAGTPEKVRAAARN